The genomic window GTGCACGCTCTGCTAATCATCTTATTGTATGTATAGCAAAGACTGGAACATGGAAGGAGCACTGTGCTTTAACTATTAAGCAAATGGAAGCTAGTGGAGCTGACATTCCTGATGTTGTTCGCTCATATTACACAAAGCTTGCTCCATCTGCTTATGGAATGATGGGACCTTTTGGAGTTTTCTCACCAATTAAGTGGCTTCTTTATAATATTCTTGGAATTACAAAAGTGATGATTCGCGAACCAGTTTGGCCGAGTGATTTAAAAACATGGGCAGTGAAGTCGACAGCTCTTGCATGCGAGAATCTCATGCTTTCTGTTCGAGCTCAAGGCTATGACGCTCTACCAATGGAAGGGTTTGATGCAAAGAGAGTACGTAAGATGTTAAAGCTTTCTTGTAAGGATCATCCAATGATGGTGATTGGTGTCGGTCAAAGAGCATCAAATGGAATATATGGTCCACAGATGCGCTTTGATAAGAGCCGATTTATCTCGAAGGTTTAGGAAATGGGCTCGGGCCAGTTGAATTTTTCTCTGGTCTTTCTGGCCTTGGTCCTCTCATCTTAGTGATAAGGCCATTAAGAAACTTTCTTAGAACCTGATCTCCACATTCTTTATAATTTGGATGGTCTTCTTTACGAAATAGGGCCGATAGTTCGGTCTTTGTCATTTCAAAATCTGATAGTTTGAGGATATCAATAATATCAGTATCTTTGAGAGAAAGAGCTACACGAATTTTCTTTAGAATATCATTATTTGTCACAATTATTTCCTTTCTAGGTTTTCTACTATTTTTGAATTTTCTTCGCAATGAATATCTTTTAAATGACTAAAGTTTTCAGTGTTTTAACCGATAAAAACACTATGGAATACATTTTAAATAACGCTCTTTTAATAGGGTCTATTTTATTACTAATTAGCGTTTACTTTAGTAAGTCTTCATCACGATTTGGACTTCCTATACTTGTATTCTTTCTCTTTGTTGGAATTGCTGCTGGAAGTGAGGGGATAGGAGGCATTGCCTACGAAAACTATGAACTTACTCACTCTCTGTCTCTTCTCGCAATCTGCCTTATTATTTTTTCAGGTGGTCTATTAACAAAGTCTCAAGATATTCGACCTGTCCTACGCAGTGGAATCTCCCTATCATCTTTGGGTGTTGTTATTACGACGGCCTCAATTGGTATTTTTTGTTATTATTTATTTTCGGTACCTATTTTTGAATCTCTATTAATTGGTGCAATTCTTTCTTCAACTGATGCTGCTGCAGTTTTCACAGCGTTTAGAGATCGAAAC from Bacteriovorax sp. Seq25_V includes these protein-coding regions:
- a CDS encoding nitroreductase family protein; the encoded protein is MSDETVFTRKIDTGYREPEVKIDYSDFKKVIDSRRSVRVFSDEVVPDSVIENALDDALKAPNSSNLQPWQFVWVKSSEAKKELAKYCFSQNGARSANHLIVCIAKTGTWKEHCALTIKQMEASGADIPDVVRSYYTKLAPSAYGMMGPFGVFSPIKWLLYNILGITKVMIREPVWPSDLKTWAVKSTALACENLMLSVRAQGYDALPMEGFDAKRVRKMLKLSCKDHPMMVIGVGQRASNGIYGPQMRFDKSRFISKV
- a CDS encoding DUF1456 family protein; translation: MTNNDILKKIRVALSLKDTDIIDILKLSDFEMTKTELSALFRKEDHPNYKECGDQVLRKFLNGLITKMRGPRPERPEKNSTGPSPFPKPSR